One part of the Suncus etruscus isolate mSunEtr1 chromosome 2, mSunEtr1.pri.cur, whole genome shotgun sequence genome encodes these proteins:
- the LOC126001637 gene encoding uncharacterized protein LOC126001637 has translation MSLSAEHCNISDWLRLEATVKASVYAVIFCFATGLTILIVAIVAQNLQLRQETRYLLLCHHLLCVSFYCGLGLIFQAMRALHANSPLLLCWLVFGVQLSLGEGILFTLTLMAADTYLVVCWPLKSLSVGNVVKYRVLVGTWFFIILKNVCLFLIEGTSVTQEAILTSEPLCPVILNGVPARASGLVFLILLLSVFLISYSLIYHEGRRSGHFNQSNIKARKTILIHLMQMGLHIIPTLIFVGLGKMCGVFYFALNLSLFGVFASAQCCSPLVYGLWNRELQSRLYHWMDCQLWYGHRSQEEQKTVNLNKTQPL, from the coding sequence ATGAGTTTGTCTGCTGAGCACTGCAACATTTCGGACTGGTTGAGGCTGGAGGCCACGGTGAAGGCTTCAGTTTATGCTGTCATATTTTGCTTTGCCACGGGCCTCACCATCCTCATTGTGGCCATAGTGGCACAGAATCTGCAATTGCGACAAGAGACTCGCTACCTCCTGCTCTGCCACCACCTGCTCTGCGTCTCCTTCTACTGCGGGCTGGGGCTGATCTTCCAGGCCATGCGGGCTCTGCATGCCAACAGCCCTCTGCTGCTGTGTTGGCTGGTGTTTGGAGTACAACTCAGCCTAGGGGAAGGAATTCTCTTCACTCTGACTCTGATGGCTGCCGACACCTACCTGGTGGTTTGCTGGCCTTTGAAATCTCTGTCTGTTGGGAACGTGGTGAAATACAGAGTTCTGGTAGGGACTTGGTTTTTCATTATACTCAAGAATGTTTGTCTGTTTCTCATAGAGGGCACGAGTGTCACTCAAGAGGCCATTTTAACTTCAGAACCCCTTTGCCCTGTGATCCTAAATGGTGTGCCTGCCAGAGCCTCTGGCCTGGTCTTCTTGATCCtccttctgtctgtctttcttatAAGTTACTCCCTGATATACCACGAGGGGAGGCGATCCGGTCATTTCAACCAGTCTAATATTAAAGCCCGGAAAACTATCCTGATTCATTTAATGCAGATGGGCTTACATATCATACCAACTCTGATCTTTGTTGGTCTAGGGAAGATGTGTGGAGTGTTTTATTTTGCTCTGAATCTGTCGCTTTTTGGAGTTTTTGCCTCGGCCCAGTGTTGTAGCCCACTGGTCTATGGGCTCTGGAATAGGGAATTGCAAAGCAGGTTATACCACTGGATGGACTGTCAGCTGTGGTATGGTCACAGATCCCAGGAGGAACAGAAAACAGTCAATTTAAACAAAACACAGCCTTTGTGA